One segment of Rosa chinensis cultivar Old Blush chromosome 6, RchiOBHm-V2, whole genome shotgun sequence DNA contains the following:
- the LOC112171847 gene encoding uncharacterized protein DDB_G0284459-like: MEVQSQVPPASAGSQASCIVPVSADVSPSTIVPAASADVPAASAVVSAAFPDVPAASAAVSPSSFYSAPLSLSSSLELILTSLIDRSPHLHRQAQVPPPPPSSPLPPPMSRLPPP, encoded by the coding sequence ATGGAAGTTCAAAGTCAGGTCCCCCCCGCCTCCGCCGGCTCCCAAGCCTCCTGCATTGTCCCCGTCTCGGCCGATGTCTCCCCCTCCACCATTGTCCCCGCCGCCTCCGCCGATGTCCCGGCTGCCTCCGCCGTTGTCTCCGCTGCCTTCCCCGATGTCCCCGCTGCCTCCGCCGCTGTCTCCCCCTCTAGCTTCTATTctgcacctctctctctctcttcatctctCGAGCTCATCCTCACCTCTCTCATCGATCGATCCCCCCACCTGCACCGTCAAGCTCAGGTCCCCCCGCCTCCGCCGTCGTCTCCGCTGCCTCCGCCGATGTCCCGGCTGCCTCCACCGTAG